Part of the Streptomyces sp. WMMC500 genome is shown below.
CGGCCGCCCGTCGCCCACGACCATCACCTGGCCCACCGGCGGCCTGCTGCGCAGCCGGTCCTCCAGCACCGCGGGCGAGACGTTCTTGCCGCCCGTGGTGATGAGGATGTCCTTCTTCCGGCCGGTGATCGTCAGGTAGCCCTCCTCGTCCAGCGCGCCGAGGTCGCCGGTCGCGAACCAGTCGTCGGCCAGCACCTCCCGGGTCGCCTCCGCGTTGCGCCAGTACTCGCCGAAGACGATGCCGCCCTTGACCATCACCTCCCCGTCGTCGGCGATCCGGACCGCCGTCCCCGGCAGCGGCCGGCCCACCGTGCCGGGGCGGGGGCGCAGCGGCGGGGTGACGGTGGCGGCGGCGGTGGTCTCGGTCAGGCCGTAGCCCTCGTAGATGACGATGCCCGCGGCGTAGAAGAAGAGGTTGAGGTTGCGGTCCAGCGGGGAGCCGCCGCTGATGGCGTAGTTGAGCCTGCCACCCAGCTCCTTGCGGATGCGCCGGTAGACCAGCAGCTCGTACAGGCCCCACGCCAGCGAGAGACCGACCCCGGGGCCCCTGCCGGTGCCGAGGAACCTGTTCAGGTGCGCCTCGCCGAAGCGCACGGCGATGCGGTCGGCGCGGTCGAACGACGAGCCGCGGCCGAGCTTCTCGGCCATCTCCCGCCCGGTGTCGTGGATCTTCTCGAACAGGTACGGGACGCCGACGAGGAACGTCGGCTTGAAGACCTTGAACTCCGGGCGCAGCTCGTCCGGTTTGATCGACGGCCAGTGGCCGATCTCGATGCGCGCGGACAGGCAGGCGATCTGGATCGTACGGCCGAGGATGTGGGCCAGCGGCAGGAAGAGGAGCGTCGAGGCGGTCTGCCCGGTGACCTCCTTGAAGATCGGGTGCAGCAGTTCGACGCTGTTGGCGGCCTCGGCGTACAGGTTGCCGTGGGTGAGGACGCAGCCCTTGGGGCGGCCGGTGGTGCCGGAGGTGTAGCAGACGGTGGCGATGGTGTCGGGGGTGAGGGCGGCGCGGCGTTTGCCGATCTCGTCGTCGGGCACGTCCCGGCCGAGTTCCCTGAGCTCGTCGAGGCCGCCCGCGTCGAGCTGCCAGACGCGCGCGTCCGCGGCGGCGGTACGGGCCGTCCGCTCGTTCGCGGCGGTCTCGGTGACGACGAAGCGGGTGCCGGAGTCGCGCAGGATCCACGCGACCTGCTCGGCCGAGGAGGTCGCGTACACGGGTACGGACTGGCCGCCGGCCGCCCAGACGGCGAAGTCCAGCACGCACCACTCGTACCGCGTCCGGCACATGATCGCGACCCGGCCGCCGGGTTCGAGCCCCGCGCCGACGAGCCCCTTGGCCACCGCCGTGACCTCGGCGGCGAACGCCGCGGCGGTGACCGGCACCCACCGGCCGCCGGTCTTGCGGCGGATGACCGCGGCGCCGGGGTCCTCCGCGGCGTTGGTGTAGGGGATGTCGGCGACGGCGCTGCCGCTCGCGGGGGGCGGCGCGGCGAGCCGCGGGGCGGCGGCCTCGCGTACGACGCCGCCGTCGGTGCGGACGTCGACGGGGGCGCGCTCGGCGAGATCCGAGCGCTTCTTCGCGGTCCTGAGATCCTTTCGTACGCCCACGATCGCTCCTTCGGGTAGCGGAGGTTCAGGCTTCGAGCAGCGCCGTGACGCCCTGGCCGCCGGCGGCGCAGACGGAGATCAGACCGCGTACGGGCGCGGCGGCACCGGGCCCGCCGCCGTCGGCATCGCGCTCCGCCGACCGCTCGTGCAGCAGCTTCGCCAGCGTCGCGACGATCCGCCCGCCGGTCGCGGCGAAGGGGTGCCCGGCGGCGAGCGAGGAGCCGGCGACGTTCAGCCGCTCCCGGTCGACGGCGCCCAGCGGGCCGTCCAGGCCCAGGCGCTCCTCGCAGAACACGGGGTCCTCCCACGCGGCGAGGGTGGCGAGCACCTGGGAGGCGAACGCCTCGTGGATCTCGTACAGATCGAGGTCCGCGAGCCTCAGCCCTGCGGCGGCCAGCAGCTTCGGCACGACGTACGCGGGGGCCATCAGCAGCCCGTCCGGTCCCTCGACGAAGTCGACCGCGCCGGTGCGCGCGTGCGTGAGGTACGCCAGCACGGGCAGCCCGCGCGCGGCGGCCCACTCCTCGCTCGCCAGCAGCACGGTGGCCGCGCCGTCGGTCAGCGGGGTGGAGTTGCCCGCGGTCATGGTGGCGTCCGGCTCCGCGGCGCCGAACACCGGCCCCAGGCGCGCCAGTTTCTCCGGCGTGGAGTCGGGGCGCAGGTTCTCGTCGCGGTCCAGTCCGCGGAAGGGCGTGAGCAGGGAGTCGAAGAAGCCCGCGTCGTACGCCGCGGCGAGCCGGCGGTGGCTGGCGGCGGCCAGCTCGTCCTGCGCGGCGCGCGGCACCCGCCACTCGCGGGCGGTGCGCGCGGCGTGCTCGCCCATCGAAAGACCGGTGCGCGGCTCGGCGTTGCGCGGGATGTCGGGGACGACGTGCCGCGGGCGGAGGCCGGCGAGGGCGGCGACGCGCCGGCCGGGCGACTTCTGCCGCCGGGCGCGGAGCAGCACGCGGCGCAGACCGTCGTTGAGGCCGAGCGGCGCGTCGCTCGCGGTGTCGACGCCGCCGGCGACGCCCGCGTCGATCTGGCCGAGCGCGATCTTGTTGGCGACGAGCAGCACGGCCTGGAGGCCGGTGCCGCACGCCTGCTGAATGTCGTACGCGGGGGTGCGGTGGTCGAGCCCGCTGCCGAGGACGACCTCGCGCGCGAGGTTGAAGTCCCGGCTGTGCTTGAGCACGGCGCCGGCGACGAACTCGTCGAGCAGTGCGCCGCGCAGCCCGTACCGCTCGACGAGGCCGTCGAGGGCGGCGGAGAGCATCTCCTGGTTGGACGCGGTGGCGTACGCGCCGTCCGCGCGGGCGAAGGGGATCCGGTTGCCGCCGACGATCGCGACGCGGCGCGCGCCGCCGCCGGTACGTACGCCCGGCTGCGCCGGTGTGGTCATCGCTGCGCTCCGTCCCTCGCTTGCCCGCGGCTTCTTGTGCCGTGGGGGGCTCCGTTCCTACGCTTCCTTACTCCGGAGTAAACTTACTCAGGCGTAAGGGGAAAGCCAATGGCCGATCGCTACCAGAAATTCACGAGCCGCGGAGCCGGGGCCTTCGTCGCCAAGCGGCTCGGCCTGCCGCGGCCCGCGCGACTGGAGCGGTACCGGCC
Proteins encoded:
- a CDS encoding long-chain fatty acid--CoA ligase codes for the protein MGVRKDLRTAKKRSDLAERAPVDVRTDGGVVREAAAPRLAAPPPASGSAVADIPYTNAAEDPGAAVIRRKTGGRWVPVTAAAFAAEVTAVAKGLVGAGLEPGGRVAIMCRTRYEWCVLDFAVWAAGGQSVPVYATSSAEQVAWILRDSGTRFVVTETAANERTARTAAADARVWQLDAGGLDELRELGRDVPDDEIGKRRAALTPDTIATVCYTSGTTGRPKGCVLTHGNLYAEAANSVELLHPIFKEVTGQTASTLLFLPLAHILGRTIQIACLSARIEIGHWPSIKPDELRPEFKVFKPTFLVGVPYLFEKIHDTGREMAEKLGRGSSFDRADRIAVRFGEAHLNRFLGTGRGPGVGLSLAWGLYELLVYRRIRKELGGRLNYAISGGSPLDRNLNLFFYAAGIVIYEGYGLTETTAAATVTPPLRPRPGTVGRPLPGTAVRIADDGEVMVKGGIVFGEYWRNAEATREVLADDWFATGDLGALDEEGYLTITGRKKDILITTGGKNVSPAVLEDRLRSRPPVGQVMVVGDGRPYVAALVTLEPEAVAHWLGVRKRPRDTPLGELRDDPELRAEVQRAVDYANEAVSRAESIRSFVIVDGEFTEENGMLTPSLKVKRHAVAEAYATEIEGLYG
- a CDS encoding acetyl-CoA C-acetyltransferase: MTTPAQPGVRTGGGARRVAIVGGNRIPFARADGAYATASNQEMLSAALDGLVERYGLRGALLDEFVAGAVLKHSRDFNLAREVVLGSGLDHRTPAYDIQQACGTGLQAVLLVANKIALGQIDAGVAGGVDTASDAPLGLNDGLRRVLLRARRQKSPGRRVAALAGLRPRHVVPDIPRNAEPRTGLSMGEHAARTAREWRVPRAAQDELAAASHRRLAAAYDAGFFDSLLTPFRGLDRDENLRPDSTPEKLARLGPVFGAAEPDATMTAGNSTPLTDGAATVLLASEEWAAARGLPVLAYLTHARTGAVDFVEGPDGLLMAPAYVVPKLLAAAGLRLADLDLYEIHEAFASQVLATLAAWEDPVFCEERLGLDGPLGAVDRERLNVAGSSLAAGHPFAATGGRIVATLAKLLHERSAERDADGGGPGAAAPVRGLISVCAAGGQGVTALLEA